The Burkholderia pyrrocinia genome includes a region encoding these proteins:
- a CDS encoding putative hydro-lyase — protein sequence MTPSEFRQSVRHGAFRGPTAGHCGPFAQANLAILPDAYAHDFLRFCQANPKACPLLGVGEPGAFRLDALGEDLDIRTDVPSYNVYRDGRLTECVESLEALWRDDLVVFAIGCSFSFEDMLAREGIGLRHVEEGRNVPMYRTSIANRRAGIFGGQLVVSMRPMRGADAIRAVQITSRFPGVHGAPIHIGHPQELGIADLNAPEFGDAVTIRDGELPVFWACGVTPQTALMDAKLPIAIAHTPGHMLMTDITNASLAVF from the coding sequence ATGACGCCTTCCGAATTCCGCCAGTCCGTGCGCCACGGCGCGTTCCGCGGCCCGACCGCAGGCCATTGCGGCCCGTTCGCGCAAGCGAACCTCGCAATCCTGCCCGACGCGTACGCGCACGATTTCCTGCGCTTCTGCCAGGCGAACCCGAAAGCGTGCCCGCTGCTCGGCGTCGGCGAACCGGGTGCGTTCCGGCTCGACGCGCTCGGCGAGGATCTCGACATCCGCACCGACGTGCCGAGCTACAACGTTTACCGCGATGGCCGCCTGACCGAGTGCGTCGAGTCGCTGGAAGCGCTGTGGCGCGACGATCTCGTCGTGTTCGCGATCGGCTGCTCGTTCTCGTTCGAGGACATGCTGGCGCGCGAAGGGATCGGCTTGCGTCACGTCGAGGAGGGGCGCAACGTGCCGATGTACCGCACGTCGATCGCGAACCGCCGCGCGGGGATCTTCGGCGGCCAGCTCGTCGTGTCGATGCGGCCGATGCGCGGCGCCGACGCGATCCGCGCGGTCCAGATCACGAGCCGGTTTCCGGGCGTGCACGGCGCGCCGATCCATATCGGCCACCCGCAGGAACTGGGCATCGCGGATTTGAACGCGCCCGAATTCGGCGACGCGGTAACGATCCGCGACGGCGAGCTGCCGGTGTTCTGGGCCTGCGGCGTGACGCCGCAAACCGCGCTGATGGACGCGAAGCTGCCGATTGCGATCGCGCATACGCCCGGCCACATGCTGATGACCGACATCACGAACGCGTCGCTGGCCGTGTTCTGA
- a CDS encoding LysR family transcriptional regulator produces the protein MNTRFLETFVTLAKLRNFRTTAAALHATPAAISQRLKALEDELQTVLVDRDSREFRLTPNGEYLLGYAKAVVEATQELQAAASGESALRGKLRLGVIETVVHSWLPHYLRRLAADYPQLEIDLTVDVSVVLQRRLMAGELDLIIRVEGSDEASVVCDALANYPVRWIARAGLLPNTRTGLARQVLRQPILTYGRGTAPHRALEDIVRTLAHAHGVPLSETRITGSPSISVIVQLVRDGFGVAAIPVLFVDALIESGEVVELPLQPSPPSIVVSMSRRADAPRFVHGASIAARAACHEYCEKSKRLLVEAL, from the coding sequence ATGAACACGCGTTTTCTCGAAACCTTCGTCACGCTCGCGAAGCTGCGCAACTTCCGCACGACGGCCGCCGCGCTGCATGCGACGCCGGCCGCGATCTCGCAGCGCCTGAAGGCGCTCGAGGACGAGCTGCAAACCGTGCTCGTCGACCGCGACAGCCGCGAATTCCGGCTCACGCCCAACGGCGAGTACCTGCTCGGTTATGCGAAAGCGGTGGTCGAGGCGACGCAGGAGCTGCAGGCCGCCGCGTCCGGCGAGAGCGCGCTGCGCGGCAAGCTGCGGCTGGGCGTGATCGAGACCGTCGTGCATAGCTGGTTGCCGCACTACCTGCGCCGCCTCGCGGCCGACTATCCGCAGCTCGAAATCGACCTGACCGTCGACGTCAGCGTGGTGCTGCAGCGCCGGCTGATGGCCGGCGAGCTCGACCTGATCATCCGCGTCGAAGGCAGCGACGAGGCGTCTGTCGTCTGCGACGCGCTCGCGAACTATCCGGTGCGCTGGATCGCGCGGGCCGGGCTGCTGCCGAACACGCGCACGGGTCTCGCGCGGCAGGTGCTGCGCCAGCCGATCCTGACCTACGGGCGCGGCACCGCGCCCCACCGCGCGCTCGAGGATATCGTCCGCACGCTCGCCCACGCGCACGGCGTGCCGCTGTCGGAAACACGCATCACCGGGTCGCCGTCGATCTCGGTGATCGTGCAGCTCGTGCGCGACGGCTTCGGCGTCGCCGCGATTCCAGTGCTGTTCGTCGATGCGCTGATCGAGAGCGGCGAAGTCGTCGAACTGCCGCTGCAGCCGTCGCCGCCGTCGATCGTCGTGTCGATGTCGCGGCGCGCGGACGCGCCGAGGTTCGTGCACGGCGCGTCGATCGCCGCGCGGGCCGCGTGTCACGAGTACTGCGAGAAGAGCAAGCGGCTGCTGGTCGAGGCGCTTTGA
- a CDS encoding antibiotic biosynthesis monooxygenase family protein, which yields MYASTFSFRAGQYDDEFHRLDRQIADMARATPGYLGEETWENAEAGLIQNVYYWESEAALQQLMQHPAHLEAKAKQARWLDGYRVVISKVLREYGDGKLAQPHAGQSA from the coding sequence ATGTACGCGTCGACCTTCAGTTTCCGTGCCGGACAGTACGACGACGAATTCCACCGGCTCGACCGGCAGATCGCCGACATGGCGCGCGCGACGCCCGGCTATCTCGGCGAGGAAACGTGGGAGAACGCCGAAGCGGGGCTGATCCAGAACGTCTACTACTGGGAATCCGAGGCGGCGCTGCAGCAATTGATGCAGCATCCCGCGCATCTCGAAGCGAAGGCGAAGCAGGCGCGCTGGCTGGACGGCTATCGCGTCGTGATCTCGAAGGTGCTCCGCGAGTACGGCGACGGCAAGCTGGCGCAGCCGCATGCGGGACAGTCCGCGTGA
- a CDS encoding MetQ/NlpA family lipoprotein: MKRVAHGVAAWLIVACGIVDPRSILAAESAAPAVRVGVTRGVHAQIMDEVKRVAASRGFGVDVVEFDDASRIDAALADGRIDAASFEDAQQLAATRARKRYALAAVAPTVTLPMALYSRKLKNLNELQPGATVAIPADPRGMARALVLLQNDTLVTLREQAGLHATLRDVTGNRLGLKLVALRHDRLYAALDTAAFVAIDSDDATRAGLQPARDSIGIEDARSPYANVLTVRNADRAKPWVTQLVAAYHSDDVARFILTRYQDSVRRPW; this comes from the coding sequence GTGAAGCGCGTCGCCCATGGTGTTGCCGCGTGGCTGATCGTTGCGTGCGGCATCGTCGATCCGCGTTCGATCCTTGCCGCCGAATCCGCTGCACCGGCCGTGCGCGTCGGCGTGACGCGCGGCGTGCATGCGCAGATCATGGACGAAGTGAAGCGGGTCGCCGCATCGCGAGGATTCGGTGTCGATGTCGTCGAATTCGACGATGCGTCGCGCATCGACGCGGCACTCGCGGACGGCCGGATCGACGCGGCCAGCTTCGAGGATGCGCAACAGCTTGCCGCAACACGTGCGCGGAAACGCTACGCACTGGCGGCAGTCGCGCCGACCGTCACGCTGCCGATGGCGCTCTATTCGCGCAAGCTGAAAAACCTGAACGAATTGCAGCCCGGCGCGACGGTCGCGATTCCCGCCGATCCGCGCGGGATGGCGCGCGCGCTCGTGCTGCTGCAGAACGACACGCTGGTGACGCTGCGCGAGCAGGCCGGCCTGCATGCGACGCTGCGCGACGTGACCGGCAACCGGCTCGGGCTGAAGCTCGTCGCATTGCGCCACGACCGGCTCTACGCCGCGCTCGACACGGCTGCGTTCGTCGCGATCGACAGCGACGATGCCACCCGCGCCGGGCTGCAGCCCGCGCGCGACAGCATCGGCATCGAGGACGCTCGCTCGCCGTATGCGAACGTGTTGACGGTGCGCAACGCCGATCGTGCGAAACCGTGGGTGACGCAACTCGTCGCCGCGTATCACTCGGACGACGTCGCGCGCTTCATCCTCACGCGCTATCAGGATTCGGTGCGGCGGCCGTGGTAG
- a CDS encoding formylglycine-generating enzyme family protein, whose amino-acid sequence MRFRFWTIGAALAATLFAAAFAAGYANPVAPAGGAFDDANRGRALTPLGSERQCERYAGLPANWRDDPKAGMVHLRGGAFVFGSTRGYADERPVGDGRARVGGFWIDQTDVTIAQFAAFVQATGYVTEAEQQGGAAVFHVPTRDEMNARDLAWWSWVKGASWRHPRGPRSGVDGLGNLPVTLVTQRDALAYARWLGRDLPTEAEWEYAGKAGRDDASLDAAPRDAQGKPAANYWQGAFPVLDTAEDGHAGLAPVGCYAANGFRLYDMIGNAWEWTKDAYTGPHQSHTNGDTAAVAPPTRRHDTPMVIKGGSFLCSRDYCVRYRASSREQQEADLGASHIGFRTILRDAS is encoded by the coding sequence ATGCGGTTCCGGTTCTGGACGATCGGCGCGGCGCTCGCCGCCACGCTGTTCGCCGCCGCGTTCGCGGCCGGTTATGCGAATCCGGTAGCGCCGGCGGGCGGCGCTTTCGACGACGCGAATCGCGGCCGCGCGCTGACGCCGCTCGGCTCGGAGCGGCAGTGCGAACGCTATGCGGGGCTGCCGGCGAACTGGCGCGACGACCCGAAGGCCGGGATGGTGCACCTGCGCGGCGGCGCGTTCGTGTTCGGCAGCACGCGCGGTTATGCGGACGAGCGCCCGGTCGGCGACGGCCGCGCGCGCGTCGGCGGTTTCTGGATCGACCAGACCGACGTGACGATCGCGCAGTTCGCCGCGTTCGTGCAGGCGACCGGCTACGTGACCGAGGCCGAGCAGCAGGGCGGCGCGGCGGTGTTTCATGTGCCGACGCGCGACGAGATGAATGCGCGCGACCTCGCCTGGTGGTCATGGGTGAAGGGTGCGTCGTGGCGCCATCCGCGCGGGCCCCGCAGCGGCGTCGACGGGCTCGGCAACCTGCCTGTCACGCTCGTCACGCAGCGCGACGCGCTCGCGTATGCGCGCTGGCTCGGCCGTGACTTGCCGACCGAGGCCGAATGGGAATACGCGGGCAAGGCCGGCCGCGACGACGCATCGCTCGACGCGGCGCCGCGCGACGCGCAGGGCAAGCCGGCCGCGAACTACTGGCAGGGCGCGTTCCCGGTGCTCGACACGGCCGAGGACGGCCATGCGGGGCTCGCGCCCGTCGGCTGCTATGCGGCGAACGGGTTCCGGCTCTACGACATGATCGGCAACGCATGGGAATGGACGAAGGACGCGTACACGGGCCCGCACCAGTCGCACACGAATGGCGACACGGCGGCCGTCGCACCGCCGACGCGCCGGCACGATACGCCGATGGTCATCAAGGGCGGCTCGTTCTTGTGCTCGCGCGACTATTGCGTGCGCTATCGCGCGTCGTCGCGCGAACAGCAGGAAGCCGATCTCGGTGCGTCGCATATCGGTTTTCGCACGATCCTGAGGGATGCATCGTGA
- a CDS encoding arylsulfatase produces MKKSASPLHAFRFRVVCAAIAGALSLASCGGVDSDAPSQSAATPPQVDPTPAAKRPNILYIMADDLGYSDIHAFGGEINTPNLDALVASGRILSNHHTGTVCAITRAMLVSGTDHHLVGEGTMGVPTDERRGLPGYEGYLNDRALSFAQLLKDAGYHTYIAGKWHIGSGIVGSATGSGQTPDQWGFERSYVLLGGAATNHFAHEPAGSSNYTEDGSYVQPGQPGQPGGTGGSPAVFYSTDFYTQKLISYIDSNQRDGKPFFAYAAYTSPHWPLQVPDPWLHKYAGVYDAGYDAIRNARIARQKALGLIPADFKPFDGLPETTAASPATANNGIAGAKYISAVHSAADGYSDYGPGKVDKLWSSLSPAERKAQARYMEIYAGMVENLDYNIGLLIQHLKDIGEYDNTFIMFQSDNGAEGWPIDSGADPTATDTANAQEPAYSALGTDNGKQNAQRLQYGLRWAEVSASPFRLTKGYSAEGGVSTPTIVRLPGQSQQLPTLRAFTHVTDNTATFLAVAGVTPPSQPAPPLVNTLTGVDQNKGKVIYNNRYVYPVTGQSLLPVLTGSATGEVHTTPFGDEAYGRAYLRSADGRWKALWTEPPLGPLDGHWQLYDLASDRGETADVSAQNPSVIETLVAQWKTYMSNVGGVEPLRPRGYY; encoded by the coding sequence ATGAAAAAGTCCGCGTCGCCGTTGCATGCTTTCCGTTTCCGTGTCGTCTGCGCCGCGATCGCCGGCGCGCTGTCGCTCGCGTCGTGCGGCGGCGTCGACAGCGATGCGCCGTCGCAGTCCGCCGCGACGCCGCCGCAAGTCGATCCGACGCCGGCCGCGAAACGCCCGAACATCCTGTACATCATGGCCGACGATCTCGGCTATTCCGACATCCATGCATTCGGCGGCGAGATCAACACGCCGAACCTCGACGCGCTCGTCGCGTCGGGCCGCATCCTGTCGAACCATCACACGGGCACCGTCTGCGCGATCACGCGCGCGATGCTGGTGTCCGGCACCGATCACCATCTCGTCGGCGAAGGCACGATGGGCGTGCCGACCGACGAGCGGCGCGGGCTGCCCGGCTACGAGGGCTACCTGAACGATCGCGCGCTGTCGTTCGCGCAATTGCTGAAGGACGCCGGCTACCACACGTACATCGCGGGCAAGTGGCACATCGGCTCGGGGATCGTCGGCAGCGCGACCGGCAGCGGGCAGACACCCGACCAGTGGGGCTTCGAGCGCAGCTACGTGCTGCTCGGCGGCGCGGCGACGAACCATTTCGCGCACGAGCCGGCCGGCTCGTCGAACTACACCGAAGACGGTAGCTATGTGCAGCCGGGCCAGCCCGGGCAACCGGGCGGCACGGGCGGCAGCCCGGCCGTGTTCTATTCGACCGATTTCTATACGCAGAAGCTGATCTCGTACATCGATTCGAACCAGCGCGACGGCAAGCCGTTCTTCGCGTACGCGGCGTACACGTCGCCGCACTGGCCGCTGCAGGTGCCCGATCCGTGGCTGCACAAGTACGCGGGCGTCTACGACGCCGGCTACGACGCGATCCGCAACGCGCGGATCGCGCGGCAGAAGGCGCTCGGCCTGATTCCCGCCGATTTCAAGCCGTTCGACGGCCTGCCCGAAACGACGGCGGCGTCGCCCGCGACGGCGAACAACGGCATCGCGGGCGCGAAATACATCAGCGCGGTGCATTCGGCCGCGGACGGCTACAGCGACTACGGCCCCGGCAAGGTCGACAAGCTGTGGTCGAGCCTGTCGCCGGCCGAGCGCAAGGCGCAGGCGCGCTACATGGAGATCTATGCGGGGATGGTCGAGAACCTCGACTACAACATCGGCCTGCTGATCCAGCACCTGAAGGACATCGGCGAATACGACAACACGTTCATCATGTTCCAGTCGGACAACGGCGCGGAAGGCTGGCCGATCGATTCCGGTGCGGACCCGACGGCGACCGACACCGCGAACGCGCAGGAGCCGGCCTATTCGGCGCTCGGCACCGACAACGGCAAGCAGAACGCGCAGCGCCTGCAGTACGGGTTGCGCTGGGCCGAAGTGAGCGCATCGCCGTTCCGGCTCACGAAGGGTTATTCGGCCGAAGGCGGCGTATCGACGCCGACGATCGTGCGCCTGCCGGGCCAGTCGCAGCAATTGCCGACGCTGCGCGCGTTCACGCACGTGACCGACAACACGGCGACCTTCCTCGCGGTCGCGGGCGTCACGCCGCCGTCGCAGCCGGCGCCGCCGCTCGTCAATACGCTGACGGGCGTCGACCAGAACAAGGGCAAGGTGATCTACAACAACCGCTACGTGTATCCGGTCACGGGCCAGTCGCTGCTGCCGGTGCTCACGGGCTCGGCGACGGGCGAGGTGCATACGACGCCGTTCGGCGACGAAGCCTACGGCCGCGCGTACCTGCGCAGCGCCGACGGCCGCTGGAAGGCGCTGTGGACCGAACCGCCGCTCGGGCCGCTCGACGGTCACTGGCAGCTTTACGACCTCGCGTCGGATCGCGGCGAGACGGCCGACGTGTCGGCGCAGAACCCGTCAGTGATCGAGACGCTCGTTGCGCAGTGGAAGACCTACATGAGCAACGTCGGCGGCGTCGAGCCGCTGCGTCCGCGCGGTTATTACTGA
- a CDS encoding SDR family oxidoreductase — translation MSSRTYLVTGASRGIGLAVSATLARRGHRVIGLARHAQGIDFPGELLACDLADIEQTAATLARIGASGDIDGIVNNAGIALPQPLGQIDFRSLQAVFDLNVRAAIQVTQHFADAMKARGHGRIVNICSRAIFGSLDRTAYSAAKSALVGCTRTWALELAEHGVTVNAVAPGPIETELFRQTRPVGSEAERKILATIPARRLGTPDDVAAAIAFFLSDEAGFVTGQVLSVDGGGSLGGRS, via the coding sequence ATGTCATCTCGCACCTATCTCGTTACCGGCGCGTCGCGCGGCATCGGCCTCGCGGTCAGCGCAACGCTCGCCCGGCGCGGCCATCGCGTCATCGGCCTCGCGCGGCATGCGCAAGGCATCGATTTTCCCGGGGAATTGCTCGCATGCGATCTCGCCGATATCGAACAGACGGCGGCGACGCTCGCGCGCATCGGTGCGTCGGGCGATATCGACGGCATTGTGAACAACGCCGGCATCGCGTTGCCGCAGCCGCTCGGGCAGATCGACTTCCGCTCGCTGCAGGCCGTGTTCGATCTGAACGTGCGGGCTGCGATCCAGGTCACGCAGCATTTCGCCGACGCGATGAAGGCGCGCGGTCACGGGCGCATCGTCAATATCTGCAGCCGGGCGATCTTCGGCAGTCTCGACCGCACCGCCTACTCGGCCGCGAAGAGCGCGCTGGTCGGCTGCACGCGCACGTGGGCGCTCGAACTCGCCGAACATGGCGTGACCGTCAACGCGGTCGCGCCGGGCCCGATCGAGACGGAACTGTTCCGGCAGACGCGGCCGGTCGGCAGCGAAGCCGAACGCAAGATCCTCGCGACGATTCCCGCGCGCCGGCTCGGCACGCCCGACGACGTGGCCGCCGCGATCGCGTTCTTCCTGTCCGACGAAGCCGGTTTCGTCACGGGGCAGGTGCTGTCGGTGGACGGCGGCGGCAGCCTCGGCGGGCGGAGCTGA
- a CDS encoding porin, whose amino-acid sequence MNWRTFFVAIPALCAAPAFAQGSVTLYGLVDAGIDYTNNVGGHSAWQMASGFAQGSRWGLKGTEDLGGGYSALFQIENGFNVNSGTLAQGGRMFGRQAYVGLGSTRYGTLTLGRQYDSVVDYLAPTTANGSWGVYPFSHPLDNDNTGNTFRVNNTVKYASPDFSGFSFGGTYSFSNDTGFANNRVWSVGAQYEQGGLLVGAAFLNANNPGATSGGAVAGSGSVGADANFASARLRIFGAGVNYTAGPATVGFAYTNSNVTRPTANVGYLFGDETIQPVTGSLAGGTVSAIKYQNFEVNGKYQFTPSFFVGAQYVYTTVRYDATTGSAKPKIHSIGLMADYNLSKRTDVYLMGAYQRVAGDATGSSLDQAVIPGAADLSSTSKQLMVHAGIRHKF is encoded by the coding sequence ATGAACTGGAGAACTTTTTTCGTCGCGATTCCGGCGCTGTGCGCAGCGCCCGCGTTCGCGCAGGGCAGCGTCACGCTTTACGGTCTGGTCGATGCGGGCATCGACTATACGAACAACGTCGGCGGCCACAGCGCGTGGCAGATGGCGAGCGGTTTCGCGCAGGGCAGCCGCTGGGGGCTGAAAGGCACCGAGGATCTCGGCGGCGGCTACAGCGCGCTGTTCCAGATCGAGAACGGCTTCAACGTGAACAGCGGCACGCTCGCGCAGGGCGGCCGCATGTTCGGGCGGCAGGCTTACGTCGGGCTTGGCAGCACGCGCTACGGCACGCTGACGCTCGGCCGGCAATACGATTCGGTGGTCGACTACCTCGCGCCGACGACCGCGAACGGCAGTTGGGGCGTCTATCCGTTCTCGCACCCGCTTGACAACGACAACACGGGCAATACGTTCCGCGTCAACAACACGGTCAAGTACGCGAGCCCGGATTTCTCGGGCTTCTCGTTCGGCGGGACCTACAGCTTCAGCAACGACACGGGCTTCGCGAACAACCGGGTGTGGAGCGTCGGTGCGCAGTACGAGCAGGGCGGGCTGCTGGTCGGCGCGGCGTTCCTGAACGCGAACAACCCGGGCGCGACGTCCGGCGGCGCGGTGGCGGGTTCGGGTTCGGTCGGCGCCGATGCGAACTTTGCGTCGGCACGGCTGCGGATCTTCGGCGCAGGTGTCAACTACACGGCCGGGCCCGCGACAGTTGGCTTCGCGTACACGAACAGCAACGTCACGCGACCGACCGCGAACGTCGGCTACCTGTTCGGCGACGAGACGATCCAGCCCGTGACGGGGTCGCTCGCCGGCGGCACGGTGAGCGCGATCAAGTACCAGAACTTCGAGGTGAACGGCAAGTACCAGTTCACGCCGTCGTTCTTCGTCGGCGCGCAGTACGTGTACACGACGGTGCGCTACGACGCGACGACGGGCAGCGCGAAGCCGAAGATCCATTCGATCGGGCTGATGGCCGACTACAACCTGTCGAAGCGGACGGACGTGTACCTGATGGGCGCGTACCAGCGGGTTGCCGGCGACGCGACGGGTTCATCGCTCGATCAGGCGGTTATCCCCGGCGCGGCCGACCTGTCGTCGACGTCGAAGCAACTGATGGTGCATGCGGGGATTCGTCACAAGTTCTGA
- a CDS encoding ABC transporter substrate-binding protein: MKQWMVALTIALAAGAAHAGDWTGKEIRLAVDPTYPPLEYKLPDGTLTGFGIDITNALCEELKARCVWVESSFDGMIPGLLARKFDVIASSMTITPKRMQQIAFTNRISNAPARLIARKGSPLLPTAESLKGKRVGVEQGSAQADYAVANWQRAGVQIVSYQNQDQVYADLVTGRLDAAFQASIAASDGFLKKPQGKDFAFAGAAIDDTKYFGQGDGLGLRKQDTDLRDAFNHALAAILANGTYQRINRKYFDFDIYGAK; encoded by the coding sequence ATGAAACAGTGGATGGTGGCGCTCACGATAGCGCTGGCGGCAGGAGCGGCACATGCAGGCGACTGGACGGGCAAGGAGATCCGGCTCGCGGTCGATCCGACCTACCCGCCGCTCGAGTACAAGCTGCCGGACGGCACGCTGACGGGTTTCGGGATCGACATCACGAATGCGCTGTGCGAGGAGCTGAAGGCACGTTGCGTGTGGGTCGAGTCGAGTTTCGACGGAATGATTCCGGGGCTGCTCGCGCGCAAGTTCGACGTGATCGCGTCGTCGATGACGATCACGCCGAAGCGGATGCAGCAGATCGCGTTCACGAACAGGATCTCGAACGCGCCCGCGCGGCTGATCGCGCGCAAGGGTTCGCCGCTGCTGCCGACGGCCGAATCGCTGAAGGGCAAGCGCGTCGGCGTCGAGCAGGGCTCCGCGCAGGCCGACTATGCGGTCGCGAACTGGCAGCGGGCCGGCGTGCAGATCGTGTCTTACCAGAACCAGGATCAGGTCTACGCCGATCTCGTGACAGGGCGGCTCGACGCGGCGTTCCAGGCATCGATCGCGGCCAGCGACGGTTTCCTGAAGAAGCCGCAGGGCAAGGACTTTGCGTTCGCCGGTGCGGCGATCGACGACACGAAGTACTTCGGGCAGGGCGACGGGCTCGGTCTGCGCAAGCAGGACACCGACCTGCGCGATGCGTTCAATCACGCGCTCGCGGCGATTCTCGCGAACGGCACGTATCAGCGGATCAACCGGAAGTATTTCGATTTCGACATCTACGGCGCGAAGTGA
- a CDS encoding M20 aminoacylase family protein: MAAIEAEMIALRRRLHAHPELGFEERATSDLVAECLTTWGYRVERGLGGTGVVGTLARGAGKRLGLRADMDALPIRETTGLPHASRHDGVMHACGHDGHTAMLLAAARCIAERAHFTGTLNLIFQPAEEGLGGAKRMLDDGLFTRFPCDAVFAMHNVPGLPAGVLGFCDGPAMASADEVRVRVSGRGGHGAAPHTTVDPVVVCASIVMALQTIVSRNVNPQELAIVTAGAIHAGTASNVIPPHAELALSVRALSPDVRALLERRIREIVQGQAASYGATAEIDYRHDYPVLVNHAAETAFARDVAREWGGDGALIPHLRPIAASEDFAFMLNACPGSYLSIGNGDGNGDGATGCGLHHPGYDFNDACLATGASYWVALAERYLA; the protein is encoded by the coding sequence ATGGCAGCCATCGAGGCCGAGATGATCGCGCTGCGCCGTCGGCTGCACGCGCATCCGGAGCTCGGCTTCGAGGAGCGCGCGACCAGCGATCTCGTCGCCGAGTGCCTGACAACATGGGGTTATCGGGTGGAGCGCGGCCTCGGCGGCACCGGCGTGGTCGGCACGCTGGCGCGCGGCGCCGGGAAGCGGCTCGGGCTGCGCGCGGACATGGACGCGTTGCCGATCCGCGAGACCACCGGGCTGCCGCATGCAAGCCGGCATGATGGCGTGATGCACGCGTGCGGCCACGACGGCCATACGGCGATGCTGCTCGCGGCCGCGCGCTGCATCGCAGAGCGCGCGCATTTCACGGGCACGCTGAACCTGATTTTCCAGCCGGCGGAGGAAGGGCTCGGCGGCGCGAAGCGCATGCTCGACGACGGGCTGTTCACGCGATTCCCGTGCGACGCGGTGTTCGCGATGCACAACGTGCCGGGGTTGCCGGCCGGCGTGCTCGGCTTCTGCGACGGCCCGGCGATGGCGTCGGCCGACGAGGTGCGCGTGCGCGTGTCAGGCCGCGGCGGGCATGGCGCGGCGCCGCACACGACGGTTGATCCGGTGGTGGTCTGCGCATCGATCGTGATGGCGCTGCAGACGATCGTGTCGCGCAACGTAAATCCGCAGGAGCTGGCGATCGTCACGGCGGGAGCGATCCACGCGGGCACCGCGTCGAACGTGATTCCGCCGCACGCGGAACTCGCATTGAGCGTGCGCGCGCTGTCGCCGGACGTGCGCGCGCTGCTCGAGCGGCGCATCCGCGAGATCGTGCAGGGGCAGGCCGCGAGCTATGGCGCGACGGCCGAGATCGACTACCGGCACGACTATCCGGTGCTCGTCAATCACGCGGCGGAAACGGCGTTCGCACGCGACGTCGCGCGCGAATGGGGCGGCGACGGCGCGCTGATTCCGCACCTGCGGCCGATCGCGGCGAGCGAGGACTTTGCGTTCATGCTGAACGCGTGTCCGGGCAGCTACCTGTCGATCGGCAACGGAGACGGCAACGGCGACGGCGCGACCGGATGCGGGCTGCACCACCCCGGCTACGACTTCAACGACGCGTGCCTCGCGACGGGCGCGAGCTACTGGGTCGCGCTGGCGGAGCGATATCTCGCGTGA
- a CDS encoding LysR substrate-binding domain-containing protein, whose product MKLHQLQALVASAEAGSIRGAARTLGLSQAAVTRALRELEASERLPLLVRAPEGIGFTEYGKTLLTHAKLVLKQLEHAQSDLERMRGRVEGRLSVGVTPWLTMTFLAETVLRFRERMPDVRLELYEALIAVAQPLLRDGSMDFALGHVQPGSAQEFAFEPMLRYETSVMVRAGHPRERARSIHDLLDNDWVLNFAADGQAALVDYLFTRHGAQIDERRIVRAQSVAMLQTMLEQADMCTWCPTILAAVPPFGERMRALSLKETFEPRELGIVTRRSSTQSDAARCFIDCLLQVIRRHARSARKEDLALFRTVSLLI is encoded by the coding sequence ATGAAGCTGCATCAATTGCAGGCGCTCGTCGCCAGCGCGGAGGCCGGGAGCATCCGGGGCGCGGCGCGCACGCTCGGGCTGTCGCAGGCGGCGGTCACGCGCGCGTTGCGCGAGCTGGAGGCGAGCGAGCGCCTGCCGCTGCTCGTGCGTGCGCCCGAGGGCATCGGCTTTACCGAATACGGGAAAACGCTGCTCACGCATGCGAAGCTCGTGCTGAAGCAACTGGAGCACGCGCAGAGCGATCTCGAACGGATGCGCGGGCGCGTCGAGGGGCGGCTGAGCGTCGGCGTCACGCCGTGGCTCACCATGACGTTCCTCGCGGAAACGGTGTTGCGTTTTCGCGAGCGGATGCCCGACGTGCGTCTCGAACTCTACGAAGCGTTGATCGCCGTCGCGCAGCCGCTGCTGCGCGACGGCAGCATGGATTTCGCGCTCGGGCACGTGCAGCCGGGCAGCGCGCAGGAATTCGCGTTCGAGCCGATGCTGCGCTACGAAACCTCGGTGATGGTGCGCGCCGGCCATCCGCGCGAACGCGCGCGGTCGATCCACGACCTGCTCGACAACGATTGGGTGCTGAATTTCGCGGCGGACGGCCAGGCGGCACTCGTCGACTACCTGTTCACGCGCCACGGCGCGCAGATCGACGAGCGACGCATCGTGCGCGCGCAATCGGTCGCGATGCTGCAGACGATGCTCGAGCAGGCCGACATGTGCACGTGGTGCCCGACGATTCTCGCCGCCGTGCCGCCGTTCGGCGAGCGGATGCGTGCGCTGTCGCTGAAGGAGACCTTCGAGCCGCGCGAGCTCGGCATCGTCACGCGCCGCAGCAGCACGCAGAGCGATGCCGCGCGCTGCTTCATCGACTGCCTGCTGCAGGTCATCCGGCGGCACGCGCGCTCCGCGCGCAAGGAGGATCTCGCGCTGTTCAGGACGGTGTCGCTGCTGATCTGA